Proteins encoded in a region of the Ornithodoros turicata isolate Travis chromosome 3, ASM3712646v1, whole genome shotgun sequence genome:
- the LOC135388850 gene encoding uncharacterized protein LOC135388850: MQRHVTSSFCAVLVRTHDSKVMRIRTHHGEDSARQCVRALMEMRDEMIALNACPAEMVLNDEQRARHRAATHCAYCGREFAQDVSRVRHHDHSKRCTAGETNYIATLCNPCNVACTTREKLPIMVHNLAYDLAGLLREFHLLGWKRAPFIVASSMEKIRSFEIGTFLFRDTMQYLNSSLGELVETVKSMGGAEAFQCLKQVFGDDYEILLRKGVFPYSHVSSFAVYDELALPAKSAFRNDLMGEDISDEDYQYALHVFERFGCSNLRDYNALYLKTDALLHADVMQHFRRLCYDARGLELLHCVSLASYSWQCALNYTRAKLELIIAEDMYRTIESGVRGGLCQASRRHLRANNPLCSGYDPDKEEVYISYIDCNNLYGFSMIKHLPVGDFEWVEDFSSVDFMRHPTDSDVGYVYVCDLEYPKSIHALTRYFPLAPEKAVVPKEWLSPFQRGLLEELMYQPANSKKLLLTCKDKVEYVVHYALLALYCRLGMRVTKIHRILKFRQAPFLRPYIEDNVARRVASSTTFEKNFYKISNNAVFGRTLLNKFNMRDIRVAFDEETASRLGSRAECARMEILSPDCVMYEMRKRKVRCDFPLQIGFTILELSKLTMYSFYYETLLSKLTCPVITCYFDTDSLILGLFCKDYEDQLRAIADDHLDLSSFDRDHPLYSERNRGRLGAFKSETGSVPIEEVICLKAKMYSIKLAGGKQIARAKGVKKNIVRKHLLHDTYRDTLFKHASVSHEQVSIVGKKQCMYTIRNVKRSLMAYDDKRYLYNNVDSYPYGSCEYDNAEDE; encoded by the exons atgcagcgtcacgtcacctcgagcttttgtgccgtgctcgtacgcacccacgactcgaaggtgatgcgcatcaggacgcaccacggtgaagattctgcgaggcagtgcgtcagagctttgatggaaatgcgggacgagatgatcgccctgaacgcctgccccgcggaaatggtgctgaatgatgagcaacgagcgcggcacagagctgccacccactgcgcgtactgcgggcgggagttcgcgcaagatgtatcccgtgtccggcaccacgaccattccaagcgttgtaccgctggcgagacaaattacatcgcaacgctgtgcaacccctgtaacgtagcgtgcacgacgcgggaaaaactgcccatcatggtgcacaatctggcctacgatttggccggactactgcgggaatttcaccttctcgggtggaagcgagctcccttcatcgtggccagttccatggaaaaaatccgatcgttcgaaattggcaccttcctattcagagataccatgcagtacctaaattcgtcgctgggagagctcgtggaaaccgtcaaatccatggggggcgcagaggcgttccaatgcctgaagcaggtatttggagacgactacgaaattttgcttcgtaaaggtgtattcccgtacagccacgttagctcgttcgcggtctacgacgaattggctctgccggcaaaatcagccttccgaaacgatctgatgggggaggatataagcgacgaagactatcagtacgcgctgcacgtatttgaacgttttggatgctcgaatctgagggattataatgcattgtacctgaaaacggatgccctgttacatgctgacgtaatgcagcacttccggcgcctgtgctacgacgcgcgcggattggaattgcttcattgtgtttcgctggcatcctattcgtggcaatgcgctctaaattacacgcgggcaaaattggagctgatcatcgccgaggacatgtaccggaccatcgaatcgggtgttagaggtggactctgtcaggcgagcaggcgtcatttacgggctaacaacccgctgtgcagtggctacgatcccgataaagaggaggtgtacatatcgtacatagattgcaacaatctttacggattcagtatgataaagcacctcccagtcggcgatttcgaatgggtcgaggattttagctccgtggattttatgcgtcatcccacagattcggacgtgggatacgtgtacgtgtgcgatttggagtatccaaaatctatccacgcgctgacgcggtacttccccctggctcccgagaaggctgtcgttccgaaggaatggctctcaccattccagcgagggctcctcgaagagttaatgtatcagccggcgaacagcaaaaagctgctgctcacgtgcaaggacaaggtcgagtacgtcgttcattacgcgctgctcgcgctctattgtagattgggcatgcgggtgacgaaaattcacagaattctaaaatttcgtcaggcaccattcctgcgtccctacattgaggacaatgttgccagacgcgtcgcatcgagcacgacgttcgagaaaaatttctataaaatctcaaataatgcggtcttcgggcgtacgttgctaaataaatttaatatgcgagacattcgagtagccttcgatgaggagacggcgagtcgcctcgggagtcgggcggaatgcgcgcgaatggaaattttgtcccccgattgtgtcatgtacgaaatgcgcaagagaaaagtgcgatgcgatttccccctgcagattggcttcacgattttagaactgagtaagttaaccatgtactcgttctattatgaaaccctgctgagcaagctcacttgtccggtgattacctgctactttgacacggattctctgatcctcggcctattctgcaaggactacgaagatcagttacgcgcgatcgccgacgaccatttagacttgtcttccttcgatcgtgatcatccactgtacagcgagaggaatcgcggtagacttggcgcgttcaaaagtgaaacgggtagcgtacccatcgaggaagtaatatgcctgaaagccaaaatgtattccatcaaattagccgggggaaaacaaattgcaagagctaaaggggtcaaaaagaacattgtgcgcaaacacctcctccatgacacgtaccgcgataccctattcaagcacgccagcgtatcgcacgaacaggtgtcaatagtgggaaagaaacagtgcatgtacaccatccgaaacgtgaaaagaagtctgatggcgtacgacgacaaacggtACCTCTACAATAacgtggactcctacccgtacggaagctgcgaatatg ataatgcagaggatgagtag